Within the Verrucomicrobiota bacterium genome, the region CCCATTCAATGGCCTCTTTCTTGAAATAATCGCCGAAGCTCCAGTTCCCGAGCATTTCGAAGAACGTATGGTGATAGGTATCCAACCCCACGTCCTCCAGATCGTTATGCTTGCCACCGGCGCGAATGCACTTCTGGGTGTCGGCCGCCCGGCCTGGAGTGTAAGGGCACTTCACCTGACCGAGGAAAATGGGAACAAACTGGTTCATGCCGGCATTCGTGAACAACAGGTTCGGCGAATCCGGCATCAGGCTGGACGAAGGCACAATGGTGTGCAGCTTCGACTTGAAAAAGTCGAGGTACGACTGGCGAATTTCTCTGCTTGTCATATAAAAATCTTTGAGACGGCCCAATTGGTTTGTATCGGGCGGCCGATAAATCAAAGCGGGAAAGATAGAGAAAAGGCCATGGTTAGGAAAGCGGAGATTTTAAACGAATGCAACCGGCTTATGAACAATCAGTTAGGAGTCCGGAACGAAGAATCGAAATCCCCGGTCTTGCTCGGATCGGGCTTTTGAGAAATGATGGGCACCCAGCAGCAATGCAACACATGCGCATGACCGAAAACACGTTTAAAGGCCCCTCAACCGGATTCGTCGTCCGATGGGCAAGCTTGGTTTGGCTATGCCTATTCGGCGCAGCCGCCCAGACTGCCGAACCACCGTTTATTCACCCAGGCTTGCTTCATACCCAAGCTGAATTCGAGTTTATCAAAACCAAGATCAAGGCGGCTGAAGAACCATGGAAATCCGCTTGGGAAAAATTTCGTACCTCACGCTACACCGCACTAAACTGGCGGTCGCGTACTGAACCCAATGTGGTGCGCGATTTGAAAGGGGGCTGGACTGGAGCCAAAGAACTTGGTGACGACGCCTTGGCGTCCTATGCCCATGCGTTGTATTGGAGTCTCACTGGCGAACGCCCCCACGCCCAGAAGGCGGCGGAAATCCTTAATGCGCGATCCGCCACTTTGAAAACCATCACCGGTCACGACGCCAAACTGTTGGCGGGCATTACGGGATATAAATACTGCAATGCCGCCGAACTGCTGCGGCACTCAAGCGATTGGAGCGCGGAGAATCATGCCCGGTTTGCCTCCATGCTGACGAATGTCTATTACCCGATGATTCGCGATTTCTTTCCGAAAGCCAACGGCAACTGGGACGCCTCCATGATTGTCACCATGATGTCCATTGGTATCTACTGTGACGATCGAACCATCTATAACCGGGCTACGGATTACTTCCTGCACGGCAGCGGTAACGGTGCCATCACCAACTATGTATTCGCCACTGGCCAGTGCCAGGAGAGCACCCGCGACCAAAGCCATACGCAGCTTGGGTTGGCCTTCCTGGCGGACGCTTGCGAGACGGCGTGGAATCAAGGGCTGGATTTATGGGGCGCCAA harbors:
- a CDS encoding alginate lyase family protein, which encodes MLHTQAEFEFIKTKIKAAEEPWKSAWEKFRTSRYTALNWRSRTEPNVVRDLKGGWTGAKELGDDALASYAHALYWSLTGERPHAQKAAEILNARSATLKTITGHDAKLLAGITGYKYCNAAELLRHSSDWSAENHARFASMLTNVYYPMIRDFFPKANGNWDASMIVTMMSIGIYCDDRTIYNRATDYFLHGSGNGAITNYVFATGQCQESTRDQSHTQLGLAFLADACETAWNQGLDLWGANGNRLAIGFEYTARYNLGLDVPVMGKKPISKEGRGNFRPVYEKVYHHYHDRAGLEMPFTRQVIAKIRPEGEHWDHVSWGTLFFANLPGKPGLPTPDRK